A genomic region of Melanotaenia boesemani isolate fMelBoe1 chromosome 21, fMelBoe1.pri, whole genome shotgun sequence contains the following coding sequences:
- the gdf10b gene encoding growth/differentiation factor 10b isoform X2 — protein MEASSRSSVMTSRLFHILNLLMILESSWAHLASESLDGAVRQGADPPPAEDQRAFAQESANRDMVSVSMFKVYEKYSKETQSQKEGNTVRSFKAAPRVSQGKDVFQFNLSSIQTSEIILSASFHFLYKRPRRHHQKEWHFRRPRHSSSGLQHSHPPSSHLLFYGSLPNNAFATPLGNITLTSFKRGSWQTRDVTAVVKHARVVKELVITVECDIGSEEARLQQRSACGQERLSSNSLPYILVYADDKAIDEPNSVAMSLQRYGPFPVGEDLSTSTSPLRIRRELHLQIQTNNIPEVHFSTLKNHELWQSTYFPDKAKASVKGGRKQVSSDGINKPQVLSFDERTMKKARRRQWSEPRVCSRRYLRVDFADIGWSEWVLAPKSFDAYYCAGTCGFPIPKVARPSNHATIQSIVRAVGIVPGIPEPCCVPDKMSPLSVLFLDPDRNMVLK, from the exons ATGGAAGCATCCTCCAGATCATCAGTCATGACGAGCCGACTTTTTCACATTCTGAATTTGTTGATGATACTTGAGTCCAGCTGGGCTCACCTCGCATCTGAGAGTCTTGACGGAGCCGTGCGTCAAGGCGCCGACCCTCCGCCAGCTGAGGATCAGCGCGCCTTTGCGCAGGAAAGCGCGAACCGGGACATGGTCTCCGTCAGTATGTTCAAAGTGTACGAGAAGTACAGTAAAGAGACGCAGAGCCAAAAGGAGGGAAACACCGTGAGAAGTTTTAAAGCTGCCCCAA GAGTCTCACAAGGTAAAGATGTGTTCCAGTTCAACCTGTCCTCCATCCAAACCTCCGAGATCATCCTCTCTGCCTCTTTTCACTTCCTCTACAAGCGTCCCCGCCGCCACCACCAGAAAGAGTGGCATTTCAGAAGGCCCCGCCACTCTTCCAGCGGCCTACAGCATTCCCATCCTCCCTCCTCGCATCTCCTTTTCTATGGATCCTTGCCAAACAATGCTTTTGCAACTCCGCTTGGAAACATAACCCTTACATCTTTCAAGAGAGGCTCTTGGCAAACACGGGATGTAACTGCAGTGGTGAAACACGCCAGGGTTGTCAAGGAGCTCGTGATCACGGTCGAGTGTGATATTGGGTCTGAGGAAGCAAGGTTGCAGCAGAGAAGTGCTTGTGGCCAAGAGCGCCTCTCCTCAAACAGCTTGCCATACATCTTGGTCTATGCTGACGATAAAGCTATAGATGAGCCAAATAGTGTGGCCATGTCACTTCAGAGGTATGGACCTTTTCCTGTTGGGGAGGACCTGTCCACTTCAACCTCACCTTTAAGGATTAGGAGAGAACTTCATCTCCAGATCCAAACCAACAACATCCCTGAGGTCCATTTCAGCACCTTAAAAAACCACGAACTGTGGCAGAGTACGTATTTCCCAGATAAAGCCAAAGCTTCAGTCAAGGGTGGAAGAAAGCAGGTGAGCAGTGACGGTATTAATAAGCCCCAGGTGCTGAGCTTTGATGAGAGGACAATGAAGAAGGCGAGAAGGAGACAGTGGAGTGAGCCGAGAGTTTGCTCTAGGCGCTACCTTAGGGTAGATTTCGCTGATATTGGCTGGAGCGAGTGGGTGTTGGCACCAAAGTCCTTTGATGCCTACTACTGCGCCGGGACCTGTGGATTCCCCATACCAAAA GTGGCGCGTCCCTCCAATCATGCCACCATCCAGAGCATCGTCAGAGCTGTGGGAATCGTTCCTGGTATCCCTGAACCATGCTGCGTTCCAGACAAGATGAGCCCCCTCAGTGTCCTTTTCCTGGACCCAGACAGGAACATGGTGCTGAAG tGA
- the gdf10b gene encoding growth/differentiation factor 10b isoform X1: MEASSRSSVMTSRLFHILNLLMILESSWAHLASESLDGAVRQGADPPPAEDQRAFAQESANRDMVSVSMFKVYEKYSKETQSQKEGNTVRSFKAAPRVSQGKDVFQFNLSSIQTSEIILSASFHFLYKRPRRHHQKEWHFRRPRHSSSGLQHSHPPSSHLLFYGSLPNNAFATPLGNITLTSFKRGSWQTRDVTAVVKHARVVKELVITVECDIGSEEARLQQRSACGQERLSSNSLPYILVYADDKAIDEPNSVAMSLQRYGPFPVGEDLSTSTSPLRIRRELHLQIQTNNIPEVHFSTLKNHELWQSTYFPDKAKASVKGGRKQVSSDGINKPQVLSFDERTMKKARRRQWSEPRVCSRRYLRVDFADIGWSEWVLAPKSFDAYYCAGTCGFPIPKVARPSNHATIQSIVRAVGIVPGIPEPCCVPDKMSPLSVLFLDPDRNMVLKVYPGMSVDTCACR; the protein is encoded by the exons ATGGAAGCATCCTCCAGATCATCAGTCATGACGAGCCGACTTTTTCACATTCTGAATTTGTTGATGATACTTGAGTCCAGCTGGGCTCACCTCGCATCTGAGAGTCTTGACGGAGCCGTGCGTCAAGGCGCCGACCCTCCGCCAGCTGAGGATCAGCGCGCCTTTGCGCAGGAAAGCGCGAACCGGGACATGGTCTCCGTCAGTATGTTCAAAGTGTACGAGAAGTACAGTAAAGAGACGCAGAGCCAAAAGGAGGGAAACACCGTGAGAAGTTTTAAAGCTGCCCCAA GAGTCTCACAAGGTAAAGATGTGTTCCAGTTCAACCTGTCCTCCATCCAAACCTCCGAGATCATCCTCTCTGCCTCTTTTCACTTCCTCTACAAGCGTCCCCGCCGCCACCACCAGAAAGAGTGGCATTTCAGAAGGCCCCGCCACTCTTCCAGCGGCCTACAGCATTCCCATCCTCCCTCCTCGCATCTCCTTTTCTATGGATCCTTGCCAAACAATGCTTTTGCAACTCCGCTTGGAAACATAACCCTTACATCTTTCAAGAGAGGCTCTTGGCAAACACGGGATGTAACTGCAGTGGTGAAACACGCCAGGGTTGTCAAGGAGCTCGTGATCACGGTCGAGTGTGATATTGGGTCTGAGGAAGCAAGGTTGCAGCAGAGAAGTGCTTGTGGCCAAGAGCGCCTCTCCTCAAACAGCTTGCCATACATCTTGGTCTATGCTGACGATAAAGCTATAGATGAGCCAAATAGTGTGGCCATGTCACTTCAGAGGTATGGACCTTTTCCTGTTGGGGAGGACCTGTCCACTTCAACCTCACCTTTAAGGATTAGGAGAGAACTTCATCTCCAGATCCAAACCAACAACATCCCTGAGGTCCATTTCAGCACCTTAAAAAACCACGAACTGTGGCAGAGTACGTATTTCCCAGATAAAGCCAAAGCTTCAGTCAAGGGTGGAAGAAAGCAGGTGAGCAGTGACGGTATTAATAAGCCCCAGGTGCTGAGCTTTGATGAGAGGACAATGAAGAAGGCGAGAAGGAGACAGTGGAGTGAGCCGAGAGTTTGCTCTAGGCGCTACCTTAGGGTAGATTTCGCTGATATTGGCTGGAGCGAGTGGGTGTTGGCACCAAAGTCCTTTGATGCCTACTACTGCGCCGGGACCTGTGGATTCCCCATACCAAAA GTGGCGCGTCCCTCCAATCATGCCACCATCCAGAGCATCGTCAGAGCTGTGGGAATCGTTCCTGGTATCCCTGAACCATGCTGCGTTCCAGACAAGATGAGCCCCCTCAGTGTCCTTTTCCTGGACCCAGACAGGAACATGGTGCTGAAGGTATACCCCGGCATGTCTGTGGACACGTGCGCCTGTCGGTAG